TATTCACATTCATACATCATTTCTTAATAAATTGGATCagaagagagttacttccctttagcCAAATTCGAAAAGCTAAACAGGAGTGGTTAAATTTAcgttatataataacataaaaccTAATTATAAATTCCTTATAAGGGTTCATATTGTTATTGATGCTCATTATTATAGGGACGTTACCACTTGAaggagtgtgtttgtgtaaatgtgatATGGTTAATTCACTTCGATTGATGTCATGTTCAGCTGAGTGAAGACAGTacgttcttttctctctctctctttctctccctctctctccacacacacacacctacatacacacacgcatacatacatacatacatacatacatacatacatacatacatatatacatacatacatacatacatacactcatgcatgcatacatacatacatacatacatacatacatacatacatacatacatacatacatacatacatacatacatacatgcatacatatatacatacatacacacagacacacacacatacatatatatacacacacacacatacacacacacacacacacataggcgcaggtgtggctgtgtgctaaatagcttgcttcccaacatcatcgttccgggttcaatcccactgcatgaaaccttggacaagtgtcttctactattgctttgggtcttctactattgctatgagtagatttggtagacggaaactgaaagaaacccgtcgtatgtgtgtgtgtgtgtgtgtgtgtgtgtgtgtgtgtgtgtgtgtgtgtgtgtatatttcaaaatgtgaccgcgtgtgtaccgttggcgatttgtttttcctctgtcttcccttctccggatctttccttctcctatgtttccgacgaagagctccgctcgaaacgttaaaccccacttctttccttctttcctgagcgtctaataatactatatttgttccacgtcctcgcgttgttgtgtttttgtgctttgttgtttggattaactatatatatatatatatatatatatatatatatatatatatacacacatatatacgacggatttctttcagtttccgtctaccaaatccactcacaaggctttggtcagcccgtggatatagtagcagacatttgcccaaggtgccacgcagtgggactgaacccggaaccatggggttcgtaagcaaactacttaccacatagccactcctacatgtatgtatgtatgtatgtatgtatgtatgtatgtatgtatgtatgtatgtatgtatgtatgtatgcatgcatgtgtgtatgtatttatatatgtatgcatacgtatgtatgtattcttcatTTGTGAATTAACAATGCTACCAACGGTTTCATGCGGAATATTTCGCAATTTTCAAGAGTTCACTTAATCCACAAATTTGTTAATCCtcaaatgaagaatatatttattaactaaaAGCGGTGTTGAGCCACTCAGTCTCACTGTTCACCATTTCCATATGGTGCCTGTCTgaatgtctgtctgcctgtctatttatttgtgtgttttatgtagAAAGATAACTTCTGTGTATACGAAAATTTTCAAATGCAACTGTATGACTCTTGTTTCGTTTTATTCTAATTTCCAGATGGCTGCGATCCAAATCTGTGCCGCCTTTCCTACTGTCGCTGTCCTGGCATCGATATTCCTGGTGGATATGCATCTAGTGAAATACCTCAAATAGTTATGTTGACTTTTGACGATGCAGTCaacgaaaaaaatattaattactatCATTACTTGTTTGGCCGTGAGAAGCAATCGAACCTGTACAACCCGAACGGATGTCCAATCAAATCCACTTTCTTTATAACAGACGTTGGTAACAATTATACTTTAACTAGAGAAATATACCAACAAGGCCACGAAATAGCTTCGCACACCATGACGCATAAGTATCCCATAAAGTATTGGAAAAATTTAAGCTACACCGAATACGAAAAAGAAGTGAAAGGCGTAACCGATAAATTGTCAAATTTATCTTATATccctaaaaacaaaataaaaggttTTCGTGTACCATTTTTAGAAGTTGGTGGTGATACGCAATACGAGGTTTTACGAAATCTTGGCTACACTTGGGATTCTTCGATGCTTACTGGTTCTCTTGAGTACAACCGCGATCCACCAGTGTGGCCTTTTACGTTAAACTACCCTCCAGAGAAGAAATATTGTGCTTCGGGCACCCGACCAAACAAACCCTTCCCTGGTCTTTGGGAAGTACCATTGATACGGTTTTACGGTAACGACGGGAAACCCTGTGCAATGGGTGGTATGTGCACACAGCCTGAATCCGTTCTCAATATTTCAGCTTACCTATGGAAAAACTTTCAGCGGTATTATAACACGAACAAAGCACCATTTGGAATTTTTATACATTCTTATTGGTTTGACAAGGATATAAAGAACCTGTATGCTCTTCGATCATTTCTGGAAACACTGAAATATTTGAGAGATACATATGTCGTTTCTGTTAGCCAGGCTTTGGAATGGGTTAAAAGCCCAACGTCTTTGATAGGGATCAGAAACTTCAAGCCATGGCAATGCTAAATGTTCTAAAAGGATTTTTATAGTGTTTGTATTAAATGAATTGTAagataaattcataaataaaattgacTAAGTCCCACGCTCTTTCCCAGGCTTGCTTGATCTATTTTTGAAGAGGTAGTAGagatagaagagtgcgcatcttctctctctctcctctctctctctctctctctgtccctctcttgttcttcatcctttctggttttctctcccacccttccctattcttctcctctcctctccaccGTTCCCTctatctcactcttcctcctcgactctctcgtcgctgacacgtgacgaaagggaatctatctttctgtccatttccttcctaaagacaacacgtacttatacctgtctcctctcataagctcgtcttcctagcgttcataataatctttctatcgtcttggcttaacagccctcaccgtttgtttttaccgtcttgttctcactgtcctgttctagtaaccactttcaccctccgcaaaaaatcccaaattttatttaatttgctttgcgggaaggactgtttcaaagaagtcgcgtcttgtccttcccttggaaacacggagtagatgaaactGGGACAACTGAAGagggggaatattctttatgttgcatgtctcgtttctcgtttgttcttttcattgttcgaaaaaatgttcgttttctatgtttttgttttcatgttttcgtttctcattgtgttcaacgattttttgatgtcctgtacccatatatgtacgtatatatacatttatatgtagatatatgtatgtatatatgcatgtattattatattattatatgatcgaacgccatgcatccttttccaagtaagttttatctatctatctatctatctatctatctatctatctatatatatatataatatatatatatatatatatatatatatatatatatacacacaccacattacACATTCTAATATATACTTTAAAAAGTAGATAAGTTAAAGTAAAAATCAGGATAAGTTAATGGATCGAatggttttttttattgtatagtTCCTGTTCGTGTTATTGTTAACACTTAGCGACGACTAACTTTTAAATTGATTAAGTCACCATGTAGATTCAGGTGAGGCTTGAAAATATGGATGGGAGCCTTTGAAAACAGAAAGTACAAATCTAGTATTATTATCTAAATACGGTGACATTACAAATCACTTAACACTAGCTACAAGTCTCGTTATTGTAATCTTACAAACAGAAAAGAATCCATTAACCTCAACGATTAAGAAGAGAACAGGATACTGGTAGCATAAAAGATATAGATCGGAGTAAATTGCTTCAGTAGATccgaaatggaaggaaaaaaatagGTATCAGTAATATAgaagtggaagcacatggcctgctggctagagcagcggactcgtggtcgagggatcaggggtttgaatctcagaccgagcaatgtgtgtgtttatgagcgaaacacctaagctccacgcggctccggtagaaggtattggtgaacttctgctgactcttttgccacaactttctctcattttttcctcctgcatttagCAGCTCACCCGCAATGGAGCGACgccccgttcaggtggggaacctatacgcccgggaaaccggtccttatgagccagacatggcgcgagaaggaacaaacaacaacaatatagaaGAAATCTAAAATCGGAGGAAACCAGCGAGGGTCTCCACGATAATCCTTTCTGTAGgcgcaaggccagaaatttggtgggaggggggggcagtcgattagatcgaccccagtatgcaactggtacttaatttatcgaccacgaaaggatgaaaggcaaagtcgacctcggcagaatttgaactcagtgcgtcGCAGGTTTACTCATTTGCAGTTGACTGgcttggagcaacgtgaaatgaggggTTTCGCTTTAAGAACACTGCGTATACCCTGGTCCGGAAAGCGAAATCATGATCTTGCGCTCGTCAGTGCAACAttttaaccacaaggccatgggCCTTCTCGCAAACCCTAGGCTGGTACTTTAGGCATCAGTTTTGGAATGAAAGATAGAGATGGTctctgcgggatttgaactcatcgGAACAATTACTGCCACACGTCTTGTTCGACGCGCAAATTATCCCACCAACTCGACGTCCTAAACTCGTACTTTATTTATAGAACCCCGGTGGACTGAAAAGCCAGTTTAACCTCAGCGGGACTTGTACTCAAAACAtaaggaaattaaataaattccaGCGTTCTGACAACTCTGTTAAGAACTATGCGATCGAAGGAAGGAGCAAAAACGCGTTCAATTTATCTGCCAGAAGAAGCAGCCAAACATCCCGCACATCACACCCTACTGCCGTCTTAAATAAAGATGTATTGGACATCATGTAGCCCCTGATATGCAAGAAAACAAGATAGTCACAATTGGGATGCTATTGAACATAATTATAGATCAACATTATCATAGGCCAGCGAGGTCATTGGCTTGCTTCACTATAGACCTATAGATCCTCAACGGTAGCAATGCGCTGGGTGATCAGATAAAGTCGtacgtttttttttctacacGGTACACCATTGCAACATGTCTGAATAGAGAGACAAAGTTTATTCGAATTTCAAAATCGATAAACGACAGCTGTAGAAGGAAAGCATacctacaaaaacaaaacacgatAAAAGTAATTTCGAGTTAATTCAAATTACATtggaatgattttttaaaaatatatagcagACAAAAAATGCGAATTTATCTCACAACCCAATATAAAAATGCCGTCAATAAAACATCTGCGAATCGGTTGACTTCATAACCGACATTGAAAAATCATCGACTTCCCCAATTCGATATTGACAAATTGAATATTTTGTAGTTATATTCTAAATTGCATCACAAACCTTTCAGATTTGTTGTCAGTGAATAAAAGCAATTTATCGATTTTAAGCctaaaaaagagacagacagataataatgatttcagtagacgcattaggcatgataaaaaagtattcagacaaatacataacaaaaatatcaggacttacaaatatatataacatacagaaaattgcactactgggcactgaaCATATCcttacgcaaaacactttcaatacagtaaccatcagagcatcacaacaaatcacagcacatacccaaggcatactgagctgcgctcggtagtgaagtgaaagcacgttataaaaataaaactactgaataataataacaacaacaacaacaacaacaacaacaacagcagcaacaacaacagtaacaataacagcaacaacaacaacaataatttctttattgcccacagggggctaaacatagagaggacaaacaaggatagacaaacagattaagtcgattacatcgaccccagtgcataactggtacttaatttatcaaccccgaaaggatgaaaggcaaagtcgacctcggtggaatttgaactcagaacgtagaggcagacgaaatacctatttctctactacccacaagtggctaaacacagagaggacaaacaaggacagacaaacggattaagtcgattatatcgaccccagtgcataactggtacttatttaatcgaccccgaaaggatgaaaggcaaagagaggaggaagagagagagagggacagagaggaaGTAGCTGTACTAACATTTGGCTATAGGCCAAAACTATAGGCCTACCTCTCTGACTTCAGGCATCAGCAAAGTCacggaacggatagtcagagggaactaatcgcattccttgaagaaaatgacttgctgagtgatacccagcatggctttcgacCATGTAGGAGCTACCCGACCCAGATcttacagcactatgactggatgttgaggcagttactcaacaacccAAATGTGGGTGTAATATACCtcgactttgccaaagcttttgataaagtggatcatggtatAATACGCCagaaactgcgtgatcttggcatagctaGAAAACTTGTTGGCATAACAGTAACATCAATTATGGTCACAAAATGATTGCATTGCAACAACTTCTACGTAGACAAGGCATGTAGTCAAATGATTAGATTGCTGGGCTCTCGATCATGAAAGTCGTTGGTTTGATTCCTAGACAGGGCAGCACATTATATCCTTCAACAAGGcgcttcatttcatattgctcagTTTACTCACTTGAAGATGGGTCGCAGCCAAATGTTAGTACagctattcctctctctctctctcgctctctctttctctctctctctctctctctttctctttctctctctctctctctttctctcttcctctctttctctctctttctctctttctctctctctcttcctcttttcctctctctctctctctttctctctccctctctttctctctctttctctctttctctctctctctcttcctcttttcctctctctctctttctctctctctccagctgccATGTCCTCACTGTTCGACTGGCTCAAGTGTAACTGTGTATGCCTCACCCCGACTTTATAAAACAATTAGCTGTatggttgcgagctggcagaatcgttagcatgccgggcgaaatgcttagcggtatttcgtctgccgtcatgttctgagttcaaattccgccgaggtcgactttgcctttcatcctttcgggctcgataaattaagtaccagtaacgcactggggtcgatataatcgacttaatccgtttgtctgtccttgtttgtcccctctatgtttagctccttgtgggcagtaaagaaatatatatcaaacaattAGTGAAGACATGGTACGTACAACCAAGTCATACTGTGACAactgtatgtttttatatttacgtaACTCCATCAATGGGAAACTGTTGGAGATTTTATCTTCTGTCAATCATTCAAGTAAGAATACACTGGACTGATTTCTATCGTCTTCAAATATATAAGTTTAgtattgcaatgcaataaaacactCGACAATTATACTCTGATCCTGCTGCTTACAACTATAAATCGTATTCATATCATTTAAGGGTTGAGTGATTGTGATAGTTATGTATTAAGTGACATGCCTAAAGACACAGCGTAAACACCGTTGACTGAGCACGAATCCTAGAGTATCGTAACTTCGAGAATCTCGTTACCTCGATACTAGGTTTTAGAAAAAGAGGTTACATCGAACACCCTGGAGTATACCAACAACGTACAATCAACGTAACGTGTGCTTTGGACAAGCCCCTTGGCACTAAATACACATAGGGTTGGTTTCCTCTGTGAATACAATAGGAATATTCTATTTGATATATATCGACCATGGGTGGGGACCACAGGTTTATCCAACCCTACTTggtgcatatcttttcaagtacccGATTCTGTCTGAAtccttattatgattattgtgtgtgtgtgtgtgtgtgtgtgtgtgtgtgtgtgttggtgtgtgtgtgtatgtatacacacgactACGACTTCCAGttctcgtctaccaaattcactgtgaaggctttggttggcccggagctatagtagaaaatacttgcccaaggtgtcatgcactgggaccgaacccagaaccaagtggttgggaagcaaaattctgaccacacaataaaataaaataaaaaccaccTTCCCTTCCCTTCCCTCGCGCTacgtaaaataaattttttacacCAATATATCTTTAGTAAGAGATTGTCTGGAATCCTgttcacaaatgtatacataaaagcTAAATGTAGTGATTCATAGAATCTTTATTTGGGAAGTAACAGATGTGGTTTATGAAAGGCGTTGTGCTATTATTTTGCGATTTATTGTTCACTTTTTCGTTCATTTTTCCCGTATTTGCTCACGTTCAATCATTGTTGCAGTCAAAAGTAGaagcaaaaaaattttgttataaaAATTGCGTCATGGCTATCAGTAAACATTTCTATACGATTATTGCTTCACCTGACTACTGCACTTGAGTGCATGACTTATGAGAAAATAGAGCACTGGGATGAATGCTACGGATAGCCTTTTATTCAAAGTTAGTGAGTCGAAAAAATCTTTAGCACGCTCGACAAAATGCTTAGACAAGGCGACAAAATGCTTAGattcgttagcacggcgggcgaaatgcttagcgatatttcgtctgccgttatgttgtgagttcaaattccgccgaggtcgactttgtctgtcatcctttcagggtcgataaattaagtaccaattacgcactggggtcgatataatcgacttaatccgtttgtctgtccttgtttgtctcctctgtgtttagccccttgtgggtagtaaagaaatatgtatttcgtctgctgttacgttctgggttaaaattccgccgaggtcgactttgcctttcatcctttcggggtcgataaattaagtaccagttacgcactggtgtcgatgtaatcgacttaatccctttgtctgtccttgtttgtctcctctgtgtttagccccttcacggtagtaaagaaataggtatttcgtctgctgttacgttctgggttcaaattccgccgaggtcgactttgcctttcatcctttcggggtcgataaattaagtaccaattacgcactggggtcgatataatcgacttaatccgtttgtctgtccttgtttgtctcctctgtgtttagccccttgtgggtagtaaagaaataggtatttcgtctgctgttacgttctgggttcaaattccgccgaggtcgactttgcctttcatcctttcggggtcgataaattaagtaccaattacgcactggggtcgatatgatcgacttaatccgtttgtctgtccttgtttgtctcctctgtgtttagccccttgtgggtagtaaagaaataggtatttcgtctgcttttacgttctgggttcaaattccgccggggtcatctttgcctttcatcctttcggggtcgataaattaagtaccaattacgcactggtgtcgatgtaatcgtcttaatccctttgtctgtcctttttgagaaaattctatagtttgtaagatatttgttgttgtttttcttcaatttctgcaatttcaaccaatcaatgacgtctattgaggtgaaaacattctgtgacgtatgaatatgtccctcgtttaagaaacagattgggtttatttacatttctgaagaaaaaagttaccccccacccccacccctaaccctaaaacagatttaaatgcaatagatcgatactagggtcataattatgggtgacaatttcatatgacaccgctagacaaaactgccgttcaaaccgaaaagatccctactcTCTACATCGAAAAGACACAGAGAACTTCGTCTTCCATGGGTCATCGTGGTTCTCGGATAATTTTTTTCAGTCCCAATTTACTGAATAACCAATCTCCTGAACAACTAGGGACTATCGAGCCTAAATATATTCTAAGGACTGCTTCAAGACATGGGTAAGTTTCAGCAAGCCCCTTATTA
This DNA window, taken from Octopus sinensis linkage group LG4, ASM634580v1, whole genome shotgun sequence, encodes the following:
- the LOC115210992 gene encoding chitin deacetylase 7-like, whose translation is MRMMEHNIHFFLVLLSAFSQSLPIDGCDPNLCRLSYCRCPGIDIPGGYASSEIPQIVMLTFDDAVNEKNINYYHYLFGREKQSNLYNPNGCPIKSTFFITDVGNNYTLTREIYQQGHEIASHTMTHKYPIKYWKNLSYTEYEKEVKGVTDKLSNLSYIPKNKIKGFRVPFLEVGGDTQYEVLRNLGYTWDSSMLTGSLEYNRDPPVWPFTLNYPPEKKYCASGTRPNKPFPGLWEVPLIRFYGNDGKPCAMGGMCTQPESVLNISAYLWKNFQRYYNTNKAPFGIFIHSYWFDKDIKNLYALRSFLETLKYLRDTYVVSVSQALEWVKSPTSLIGIRNFKPWQC